A single Mytilus trossulus isolate FHL-02 chromosome 12, PNRI_Mtr1.1.1.hap1, whole genome shotgun sequence DNA region contains:
- the LOC134693150 gene encoding uncharacterized protein LOC134693150 isoform X1 codes for MSLSGKIFKKRGPTRDEIIRETKIKRKISSELSSAIKSLQQEHCSTGEAILSSDTANHVCNILEAVFLHGLKNSVVKKLGKYVGLQNGENADQSINFWSFATKFTHKDTTAQLTRLGQITTEIGLCRAWIRVALNDGIITSYVDALMADKKTLMYFYHGLAYLNDFDQQEIFKSLLKGLMTIEFKLSYNSRVLNSWTNTPLIVAGILEVDDTPLPVVQSSGKHLEEKPVSRTKKTEDTSVKVIHSNRKSGHVHEPKTPPNTPFNAGNFAQGFTRQDVENLKHYTQSSSPPDTEYSSSSHISCPDPVKYNLNPAVYVDHDNKEDTMFTLNEEEDQTQDSFIADDIESVIKRSNELEHRRHSPVNLNNIDSTIKHSDELEHMKISPENVDDFKNTFNGFNDNKPPDRGSLSTSNSPVHFSLENGDEIPYRPRDRANAQSESFLKIEQNCFKSNDSDVSSDLAHNVDMVEGFSPEHSREDQNARILADILGDKSNLNQETQSSPDQSDSGIADSPSSISASATTSPVSSGVKIRGKKHNLKPDFCASKHESAPEMSPAVANSIETSKMKFSKHRYSLPIIKPLRNSPQSSTSPFRTIEESQTSPRPRSESDKADEVGLTSPSSVGNSLGAASGWSSSFQLEAADTIEPLPESRNIPNRPKAESFGSLLKNYTPSSSVTSPSLEDVLQDLPESSDMSPPPHQINRIYELEDDTVLIEGYYEIAPSMSDVIAQSKLEIIGEIANEKGLDAQNYQCKGCTRPVGLIYGKPRVCTFDAGYYCFECHENDEYYIPAMLIHNWDFRKHPVAKCNFKFLLDAEDQTKIDISKVNPKLYEHVKEMEDLRVLRTQLYYLKTYLFTCKQSIADEFRQTLWPREYMYENIHLYSLSDFLQVPSGTLLTSLKKVIKFAIKHVYDCRLCSQKGYICELCNQTKVIYPFEVESTIRCKQCKSVFHRTCKTEGKQCPKCLRKQQRRSQVGSEPETPDSQDYAYVPQ; via the exons AACTTTTGGAGTTTTGCTACTAAGTTTACACATAAAGATACGACAGCCCAGCTGACAAGACTTGGACAGATTACTACAGAAATAGGATTATGTAGG GCATGGATACGAGTGGCATTAAATGATGGTATAATAACCAGTTATGTAGATGCCTTGATGGCGgacaaaaaaactttaat gtaTTTTTATCATGGACTAGcttatttgaatgattttgatcagcaagaaatttttaaatctcTTTTAAAAg gttTAATGACAATAGAATTTAAATTATCTTACAACTCAAGAGTTTTAAATTCCTGGACTAACACACCATTGATAGTAGCTGGAATCTTAGAAGTTGATGATACACCATTACCTGTTGTACAGTCATCTG GGAAGCATCTAGAAGAAAAACCAGTTTCGAGGACCAAGAAAACCGAAGACACCAGTGTTAAAGTCATTCATTCAAATCGTAAATCTGGACATGTACATGAACCAAAGACTCCACCTAATACACCATTTAATGCAGGAAATTTTGCCCAAGGTTTTACAAGACAAgatgttgaaaatttaaaacactaCACACAGAGTTCATCACCTCCAGACACGGAGTACTCAAGTTCAAGTCATATTTCTTGTCCAGATCCAgtcaaatacaacttaaatCCAGCAGTTTACGTTGACCATGATAACAAGGAAGATACTATGTTTACCCTTAACGAAGAAGAGGATCAAACTCAGGATTCATTTATAGCAGATGACATTGAATCTGTGATAAAACGCTCAAATGAATTAGAACATAGGAGACATAGTCCCGTAAACTTAAACAACATTGACTCTACGATAAAACATTCAGATGAATTAGAACATATGAAGATTAGCCCTGAAAATGttgatgactttaaaaatacttttaatggTTTTAATGATAACAAGCCTCCTGATAGGGGTTCCCTGTCAACATCAAATTCTCCTGTTCATTTTAGTCTAGAAAATGGTGATGAAATACCTTATAGGCCTAGGGACAGGGCAAATGCACAATCAgaaagttttttaaaaattgaacaaaattgttttaaaagtaatgatagtGATGTTAGCAGTGATTTAGCACATAATGTTGACATGGTTGAAGGGTTTTCACCAGAACACAGCCGTGAAGATCAAAATGCTAGGATCTTAGCTGATATACTTGGTGACAAAAGTAATTTGAATCAAGAAACGCAATCTAGTCCTGACCAATCAGATTCAGGCATTGCAGACAGTCCATCTTCCATTTCAGCATCAGCAACAACCAGTCCTGTATCTTCTGGTGTAAAAATTAGAGgcaaaaaacataatttaaaaccTGATTTTTGTGCTTCAAAACATGAATCTGCTCCAGAAATGTCTCCAGCTGTTGCAAATTCAATTGAgacttcaaaaatgaaattttcaaaacatcgaTATTCTTTGCCGATTATAAAACCTCTTCGTAATAGCCCTCAGAGTTCTACCTCACCATTTAGAACAATAGAGGAAAGTCAAACATCTCCCAGACCTAGATCAGAGAGTGATAAAGCAGATGAGGTAGGATTGACGTCGCCCTCTAGTGTTGGTAATAGTTTAGGGGCTGCAAGTGGATGGTCCTCATCATTTCAGTTGGAAGCAGCAGATACCATAGAGCCCTTACCTGAGTCCAGAAACATTCCAAACAGACCAAAAG CTGAAAGTTTTGGTTCACTGCTGAAGAATTACACACCTTCAAGTTCTGTTACCTCCCCTTCTTTGGAAGATGTCTTACAAGATTTACCAGAATCATCAGATATGTCGCCACCACCTCATCAAATTAACAGGATATATGAATTAGAG GATGATACCGTATTAATAGAAGGCTATTATGAGATAGCGCCATCTATGTCAGACGTA ATTGCCCAATCAAAATTGGAGATAATAGGAGAGATAGCCAATGAGAAGGGACTTGATGCTCAGAACTATCAGTGTAAAGGTTGTACCAGACCTGTAGGATTGA TATATGGTAAACCTAGAGTATGTACATTTGATGCAGGGTACTATTGTTTTGAATGTCATGAGAATGATGAGTATTACATTCCGGCCATGCTGATTCACAACTGGGACTTCAGAAAACATCCAG ttgcCAAATGTAATTTCAAGTTTCTGCTGGATGCCGAGGATCAAACAAAAATAGACATATCTAAAGTCAATCCTAAACTTTATGAACATGTCAAGGAAATGGAAGATCTCAGG gTTCTAAGAACccaattatattatttaaaaacctATTTGTTTACATGTAAACAATCTATAGCAGATGAATTTAGACAGACATTATGGCCTAGAGAGTATATGTATGAGAATATTCATTTGTATTCACTCAGC GATTTTCTTCAAGTGCCTTCAGGAACCTTGCTTACCAGTCTTAAGAAAGTTATAAAGTTTGCCATTAAGCATGTGTATGATTGTCGTCTGTGTAGTCAGAAAGGTTATATATGTGAACTGTGTAATCAGACAAAAGTTATCTACCCTTTTGAAGTGGAATCTACTATCAGG tgtAAACAATGTAAATCAGTCTTCCATAGAACCTGTAAAACTGAAGGTAAACAGTGTCCCAAGTGCCTCAGGAAACAACAGAGACGGTCCCAGGTGGGAAGTGAACCAGAAACACCTGACAGCCAAGATTATGCTTATGTTCCCCAGTAA
- the LOC134693150 gene encoding uncharacterized protein LOC134693150 isoform X2 encodes MSLSGKIFKKRGPTRDEIIRETKIKRKISSELSSAIKSLQQEHCSTGEAILSSDTANHVCNILEAVFLHGLKNSVVKKLGKYVGLQNGENADQSINFWSFATKFTHKDTTAQLTRLGQITTEIGLCRAWIRVALNDGIITSYVDALMADKKTLMYFYHGLAYLNDFDQQEIFKSLLKGLMTIEFKLSYNSRVLNSWTNTPLIVAGILEVDDTPLPVVQSSGKHLEEKPVSRTKKTEDTSVKVIHSNRKSGHVHEPKTPPNTPFNAGNFAQGFTRQDVENLKHYTQSSSPPDTEYSSSSHISCPDPVKYNLNPAVYVDHDNKEDTMFTLNEEEDQTQDSFIADDIESVIKRSNELEHRRHSPVNLNNIDSTIKHSDELEHMKISPENVDDFKNTFNGFNDNKPPDRGSLSTSNSPVHFSLENGDEIPYRPRDRANAQSESFLKIEQNCFKSNDSDVSSDLAHNVDMVEGFSPEHSREDQNARILADILGDKSNLNQETQSSPDQSDSGIADSPSSISASATTSPVSSGVKIRGKKHNLKPDFCASKHESAPEMSPAVANSIETSKMKFSKHRYSLPIIKPLRNSPQSSTSPFRTIEESQTSPRPRSESDKADEVGLTSPSSVGNSLGAASGWSSSFQLEAADTIEPLPESRNIPNRPKAESFGSLLKNYTPSSSVTSPSLEDVLQDLPESSDMSPPPHQINRIYELEIAQSKLEIIGEIANEKGLDAQNYQCKGCTRPVGLIYGKPRVCTFDAGYYCFECHENDEYYIPAMLIHNWDFRKHPVAKCNFKFLLDAEDQTKIDISKVNPKLYEHVKEMEDLRVLRTQLYYLKTYLFTCKQSIADEFRQTLWPREYMYENIHLYSLSDFLQVPSGTLLTSLKKVIKFAIKHVYDCRLCSQKGYICELCNQTKVIYPFEVESTIRCKQCKSVFHRTCKTEGKQCPKCLRKQQRRSQVGSEPETPDSQDYAYVPQ; translated from the exons AACTTTTGGAGTTTTGCTACTAAGTTTACACATAAAGATACGACAGCCCAGCTGACAAGACTTGGACAGATTACTACAGAAATAGGATTATGTAGG GCATGGATACGAGTGGCATTAAATGATGGTATAATAACCAGTTATGTAGATGCCTTGATGGCGgacaaaaaaactttaat gtaTTTTTATCATGGACTAGcttatttgaatgattttgatcagcaagaaatttttaaatctcTTTTAAAAg gttTAATGACAATAGAATTTAAATTATCTTACAACTCAAGAGTTTTAAATTCCTGGACTAACACACCATTGATAGTAGCTGGAATCTTAGAAGTTGATGATACACCATTACCTGTTGTACAGTCATCTG GGAAGCATCTAGAAGAAAAACCAGTTTCGAGGACCAAGAAAACCGAAGACACCAGTGTTAAAGTCATTCATTCAAATCGTAAATCTGGACATGTACATGAACCAAAGACTCCACCTAATACACCATTTAATGCAGGAAATTTTGCCCAAGGTTTTACAAGACAAgatgttgaaaatttaaaacactaCACACAGAGTTCATCACCTCCAGACACGGAGTACTCAAGTTCAAGTCATATTTCTTGTCCAGATCCAgtcaaatacaacttaaatCCAGCAGTTTACGTTGACCATGATAACAAGGAAGATACTATGTTTACCCTTAACGAAGAAGAGGATCAAACTCAGGATTCATTTATAGCAGATGACATTGAATCTGTGATAAAACGCTCAAATGAATTAGAACATAGGAGACATAGTCCCGTAAACTTAAACAACATTGACTCTACGATAAAACATTCAGATGAATTAGAACATATGAAGATTAGCCCTGAAAATGttgatgactttaaaaatacttttaatggTTTTAATGATAACAAGCCTCCTGATAGGGGTTCCCTGTCAACATCAAATTCTCCTGTTCATTTTAGTCTAGAAAATGGTGATGAAATACCTTATAGGCCTAGGGACAGGGCAAATGCACAATCAgaaagttttttaaaaattgaacaaaattgttttaaaagtaatgatagtGATGTTAGCAGTGATTTAGCACATAATGTTGACATGGTTGAAGGGTTTTCACCAGAACACAGCCGTGAAGATCAAAATGCTAGGATCTTAGCTGATATACTTGGTGACAAAAGTAATTTGAATCAAGAAACGCAATCTAGTCCTGACCAATCAGATTCAGGCATTGCAGACAGTCCATCTTCCATTTCAGCATCAGCAACAACCAGTCCTGTATCTTCTGGTGTAAAAATTAGAGgcaaaaaacataatttaaaaccTGATTTTTGTGCTTCAAAACATGAATCTGCTCCAGAAATGTCTCCAGCTGTTGCAAATTCAATTGAgacttcaaaaatgaaattttcaaaacatcgaTATTCTTTGCCGATTATAAAACCTCTTCGTAATAGCCCTCAGAGTTCTACCTCACCATTTAGAACAATAGAGGAAAGTCAAACATCTCCCAGACCTAGATCAGAGAGTGATAAAGCAGATGAGGTAGGATTGACGTCGCCCTCTAGTGTTGGTAATAGTTTAGGGGCTGCAAGTGGATGGTCCTCATCATTTCAGTTGGAAGCAGCAGATACCATAGAGCCCTTACCTGAGTCCAGAAACATTCCAAACAGACCAAAAG CTGAAAGTTTTGGTTCACTGCTGAAGAATTACACACCTTCAAGTTCTGTTACCTCCCCTTCTTTGGAAGATGTCTTACAAGATTTACCAGAATCATCAGATATGTCGCCACCACCTCATCAAATTAACAGGATATATGAATTAGAG ATTGCCCAATCAAAATTGGAGATAATAGGAGAGATAGCCAATGAGAAGGGACTTGATGCTCAGAACTATCAGTGTAAAGGTTGTACCAGACCTGTAGGATTGA TATATGGTAAACCTAGAGTATGTACATTTGATGCAGGGTACTATTGTTTTGAATGTCATGAGAATGATGAGTATTACATTCCGGCCATGCTGATTCACAACTGGGACTTCAGAAAACATCCAG ttgcCAAATGTAATTTCAAGTTTCTGCTGGATGCCGAGGATCAAACAAAAATAGACATATCTAAAGTCAATCCTAAACTTTATGAACATGTCAAGGAAATGGAAGATCTCAGG gTTCTAAGAACccaattatattatttaaaaacctATTTGTTTACATGTAAACAATCTATAGCAGATGAATTTAGACAGACATTATGGCCTAGAGAGTATATGTATGAGAATATTCATTTGTATTCACTCAGC GATTTTCTTCAAGTGCCTTCAGGAACCTTGCTTACCAGTCTTAAGAAAGTTATAAAGTTTGCCATTAAGCATGTGTATGATTGTCGTCTGTGTAGTCAGAAAGGTTATATATGTGAACTGTGTAATCAGACAAAAGTTATCTACCCTTTTGAAGTGGAATCTACTATCAGG tgtAAACAATGTAAATCAGTCTTCCATAGAACCTGTAAAACTGAAGGTAAACAGTGTCCCAAGTGCCTCAGGAAACAACAGAGACGGTCCCAGGTGGGAAGTGAACCAGAAACACCTGACAGCCAAGATTATGCTTATGTTCCCCAGTAA
- the LOC134693157 gene encoding uncharacterized protein LOC134693157: MADRKLIFMVHYMIFLVRNRGMRQSCDNKLCNSVHFPLLDNINAPLVANLDFSQFSSQLKIYIDEEIKKGIETAVKVLVSNITQEKLDDVIKKVDSHVDDKLKILEEKLVNETKIITDRERAEASKQIGFHAELSNTITLSSTQTLNFERVITNIGNGYNNHTGMFTATDSGLYFFVASFIPEGSSRAHMEMIKNSVVISRGRAHGSGSMQAVVKLMTGDVVRCRHWSGSGSETVYKNFSFFSGYLIR; encoded by the exons ATGGCTGacagaaaattaatttttatggtACATTACATGATTTTCTTAGTACGAAACAGAGGAATGAGACAAAGTTGTGATAATAAACTGTGTAACAGTGTACATTTTCCGTTACTGGATAATATTAATGCACCGTTAGTAGCCAATCTTGATTTTTCACAGTTTTCTTCGCAGTTAAAAATATACATCGATGAAGAAATAAAGAAAGGAATAGAAACTGCAGTGAAGGTTCTGGTATCAAATATAACACAGGAAAAACTTGATGATGTCATAAAAAAAGTGGACAGTCATGTGGACGACAAACTGAAAATATTGGAAGAGAAATTGGTCAATGAAACAAAGATAATAACAG atagagaaagaGCAGAGGCATCAAAACAAATCGGATTTCATGCTGAGCTTTCCAACACAATTACTCTTAGCTCCACACAAACACTGAACTTCGAACGAGTTATAACAAATATTGGTAATGGGTACAACAATCACACTGGAATGTTCACTGCTACTGACAGTGGACTGTACTTCTTTGTGGCCTCATTTATACCGGAGGGTTCAAGTAGAGCTCACATGGAAATGATTAAAAACAGCGTTGTTATTTCTCGCGGGAGAGCACATGGATCTGGATCAATGCAAGCAGTGGTGAAATTAATGACAGGCGATGTCGTGAGATGTCGTCACTGGTCAGGTAGTGGTTCAGAAACGGTGTATAAGAATTTTTCATTCTTCTCTGGTTATCTTATTAGATGA